TACATCCTGAAAAAGAATTTACTGCTAATGCTTGGCCTGCTGTTTTTCGCTCTATGGCAGATAGAACAGGAATTGATAAAAAAGATAGATGGCTAGTAATACAATATTTACAAAAAAATGCAAAAGATTTTAAAGCAAAATAAAAAGGAAGGGCAATGTTAGATAGAAGAAAATTTTTAAAAATTGGTGCAGCATTAAGTACTTTACCCCTTATTCCAACTTTAGGCGCAGGAAAAAGTGTAGAAGCTACAAAAGTAAGTCTTGGACTTGTCAAAAATGGTGAAGTCATCACAGCGGCTCATTGGGGGATTTTAAAACTTACCATAAAAGATGGTAAAATCGTTAAAAGTGAACCTTGGGAAAAAATCACCAAGATGGACAACCCTTTACAGCATTACACTGCAGATATGGTTTATAAATCTCGTATAAAATATCCTTATGTACGCAAATCCTATCTTCAAAATCCTGACAATCCTAAACCTGAACTTCGCGGAAAAGATGAATTTGTGCGTGTAAGTTATGATGAAGCTGTAAAACTCATCGCAAAAGAACTCAAAAAAACAAGAGAAGCTAAGGGCACAAGTGCTATTTTTGGTGGAAGTTATGGTTGGAAATCAAGTGGCAATATGCAAAATGCTAGAATATTATTGCATAGGTTTTTAAATGTTACAGGTGGTTTTGTTGGCGCTACTGGAGATTATTCTACAGGGGCTTCTCAGGTTATTATGCCTTATGTGGTTGGTTCAATTGAAGTTTATGAACAACAAACCTCGTGGGAAAATATCTTAGAACATTCTAAATATGTTGTTATTTGGGGTGCTGACCCAATTTCTACCCTACGCATTGCTTGGACTGCATCAGAACAAAGAGGCTTAGCTTATTTTGAAAAACTTAAGGAAAAGAAAATAAAAGTTATTTGTATTGATCCTGTAAGAACTGATACAGCTAAATTTTTAAATGCAAAATGGGTAGCGCCACGCCCAAATACCGATGTAGCTTTAATGATGGGTATGGCAAGTCATTTGATTGCCAAAAATAAAGTTAATTATGAATTTTTAGAAAACTATACTATAGGTTTTGATAAATTTAAAGATTATCTTGATGGAAAAGAAGACGGTATCAAAAAAGATGTCAAATGGGCAAGTAAAATTTGTGGTATCGATGAAAAGACAATTAAAAATTTAGCTGAAATTTTCTATGATAATCCTACTATGATTATGAGCGGATGGGGTATGCAAAGAGCTCATTATGGTGAGCAGCCACACTGGATGCTTGTAACTTTAGCTTCTATGATAGGACAAATCGGTACTAAAGGTGGTGGTTTTGGACTTAGTTATCATTATAGCAATGGAGGTGTGCCAACTTGCAAAGGTGGAGTAATTGGTGGAATCAATGCAGGAAGTTTAGGCATTTGGAAAAATGGTAAATTTCAAGGTTTGGCTAAATCAAATCAAGCAAGCGGTGGCGCAGAATGGCTTCAAAATGCTGCAAGTTACTCTTTCCCTGTAGCAAGAATAGCAGATGCTTTACTTAATCCTGGCAAAACCATAGATCACAATGGTAGCAAAATTACTTATCCTGATATTGATTTTATCTACTGGGTAGGTGGAAATCCACTCGTACACCATCAAGATACCAATACCAATGTAAAAGCATGGCGAAAACCTCGCACTGTAGTAGTAAATGAAATTTATTGGACCCCAACAGCAAAAATGGCAGATATTGTAATGCCTACAACTTCATCTTATGAAAGAGATGATATTACTATGAGCGGGGATTATTCTAATATGCATATAATACCGATGAAACAAGCAGTTGAACCAGTGGGTGAAAGCAAAGATGATTATATAATTTTTGCTGATATATGCAAAGTTTATGGTCAAAATGTATACAATGCTTATACAGAAAAGGGTAAAAAAGCAAAAGACTTCATCAAAGAATATTATGATAGTGCTTTAAAACAAACTCAAAGCTTTGGCGAGGCTTTTGCTACTCCTATGCCAAATTTTGAAGAATTTTGGGCAAAAAATGAACCTATTACCTTTGAAGCCACTGCAGAAAGCTTAGAATGGACACGTTTTTCAGAATTTATAGAAGATCCAATCCTTAATGCTTTAGGCACAGAATCAGGCTTGATTGAAATTTATTCTCAAACAATCAAAAATTACAATTATAATGATTGTAAAGCGCATCCTACTTGGTTCGAACCGATTGAATGGCTTGGAAATGCTACTAAAGAAGCACCTTTTCATCTACTCACAAACCACCCAAAAGATCGCTTGCATTCTCAGCTTTGCCACACAAGCTTAAGAGAAACTTATGCGATAAAAGATAGAGAGCCAATTTTAATAAATACCAAAGATGCGAAAAAACTTGGTATTAAAAATGGCGATGTTGTAAGAGTCTTTAACAAACGCGGAGAGGTCTTAGCAGGTGTAATTGTAAGTGATGATATCATGCAAGGTGTCGTAAGACTATGCGAGGGTGCTTGGTATGATCCTGATGAAAATGGACTTTGCAAATGCGGAAATGCAAATGTCTTAACCATAGATATTCCAAGTTCAAAACTTGCAAATGGTAATATAGCACATACAGGACTTGTAAATATAGAAAAATTTACAGATAAGCTTCCGACTCTTAGTGCTTTTAGTGCTCCAAAAGGTGCTATTTAACTCTATCTTAAAGAAAGTCTTTTAGGACTTTCTTTACTAATGATCACAATACCCCTTGTAAATAATAATTCAAAGTTATACAAAAAACAAAATGTTTATAAATTTACACTCAATTACTATAAAAAGAAAAACTTTCTTATTTTCACAAATTTTTCAGTATAATTAAAAAATATTTTATAAATAAAGGTAAGAAAATAATGCAAACAAATACATTTGCTAAATCAGTTAGCATATCAACAAGACTTACACTTTGGATAGGAATTTTAGTTGTATTAATTTTAGCAATTACAAGCACAGTTAGCTACTATGAAGCTAAAATTAAGACTTATGAGCTTTTAAAAGAAAATCAACTTAAAACCATGGATGATGTTGGTGCCATATTTGAAGCTTACGGTGCTTCAAAAAGAAATGGAGTTCAAAATTTGGCAAATCAATTAAATCAAAATCCTGATATGAGCGAACGTGAGCTTATGAATTTAATCCAAGCTCTTAAAGATTTAAATGGTTATGATTTAGTTTATGTAGGTTTTGAAGATACAGGAAAAAACTATCAATCAAATAATCAAATTTTAGATATTTCCAAGGGTTATGATACAAAAAATCGTCCTTGGTATAAGCAAGCCAAAGCAGCTAAACAATTTATCGTAACAGAACCTTATAAGTCCGCAGATAGTGGAAAAATAGGAATTACCTATGCGGCTCCTTTTTATGATAAAAATGGAAATTTTAGAGGTGTTGTAGGTGGAGATTACGATTTGGCTAAATTTTCCACAGATGTTCTAACAGTAGGAAAATCACAGCATACTTATACTGCTGTAATAGATCCAGAAGGAACCATACTTTTTAGAGATGATATAAGTCAAATT
The window above is part of the Campylobacter coli genome. Proteins encoded here:
- a CDS encoding molybdopterin guanine dinucleotide-containing S/N-oxide reductase, whose product is MLDRRKFLKIGAALSTLPLIPTLGAGKSVEATKVSLGLVKNGEVITAAHWGILKLTIKDGKIVKSEPWEKITKMDNPLQHYTADMVYKSRIKYPYVRKSYLQNPDNPKPELRGKDEFVRVSYDEAVKLIAKELKKTREAKGTSAIFGGSYGWKSSGNMQNARILLHRFLNVTGGFVGATGDYSTGASQVIMPYVVGSIEVYEQQTSWENILEHSKYVVIWGADPISTLRIAWTASEQRGLAYFEKLKEKKIKVICIDPVRTDTAKFLNAKWVAPRPNTDVALMMGMASHLIAKNKVNYEFLENYTIGFDKFKDYLDGKEDGIKKDVKWASKICGIDEKTIKNLAEIFYDNPTMIMSGWGMQRAHYGEQPHWMLVTLASMIGQIGTKGGGFGLSYHYSNGGVPTCKGGVIGGINAGSLGIWKNGKFQGLAKSNQASGGAEWLQNAASYSFPVARIADALLNPGKTIDHNGSKITYPDIDFIYWVGGNPLVHHQDTNTNVKAWRKPRTVVVNEIYWTPTAKMADIVMPTTSSYERDDITMSGDYSNMHIIPMKQAVEPVGESKDDYIIFADICKVYGQNVYNAYTEKGKKAKDFIKEYYDSALKQTQSFGEAFATPMPNFEEFWAKNEPITFEATAESLEWTRFSEFIEDPILNALGTESGLIEIYSQTIKNYNYNDCKAHPTWFEPIEWLGNATKEAPFHLLTNHPKDRLHSQLCHTSLRETYAIKDREPILINTKDAKKLGIKNGDVVRVFNKRGEVLAGVIVSDDIMQGVVRLCEGAWYDPDENGLCKCGNANVLTIDIPSSKLANGNIAHTGLVNIEKFTDKLPTLSAFSAPKGAI